In the genome of Nitrospira sp., the window TGCGCGAGAGGATGAAGTGGGGCCGTCGCTTGCAGCGGCACCAGGCTAGGCCACCAATTCCTTCATTTCACGAACCGCTTGAACGAGTCCGACCATGACCGAACGGGCGATAATGCTGTGGCCGATGTTGAATTCGACGATTTCGGGGAGTTTGGCCAGTCGTTTGACGTTTTTATAGGTCAGGCCATGGCCGGCGCTTACGCCGAGCCCGAGTTTGTATGCGAGTTTTGCCGCTTGAGTAATCGCGTCAAACTCCTCGTCTTCTTCTTTGGAGCGTTTCGCGTTGGCGTATCGTCCCGTGTGCAATTCGACATACGCCGCGCCGATTTTATGAGCGGCCTTGATTTGATCCAAGCTGGGTTCTATGAACAAACTCGTCGGAATCCCGCCATCCCTCAGCAAATCGACAATTTTCTGGATCCGTTCGCGGTGGTTGGCGACATCCAAGCCACCCTCCGTCGTTAACTCCTGACGACGTTCGGGAACCAGCGTGATCAGGTCGGGCTTGACGCTCAGCGCGATCTTGGCCATGGCGTCATCGGCGGCCATTTCCAAATCGAGTTTGGTTCGGACGATTTCCCGCAGCATCGTGAGGTCACGGTCTTGGATATGGCGACGATCCTCCCGGAGATGTACAACGAGGCCGTCTGCGCCGGCCAGTTCAACCAGGATTGCGGCGGTCAGTGGGTCGGGATCTGTTCCTCCCCGCGCCTGCCTGAGTGTTGCCACGTGATCGATATTGACGCCCAGACGAGCCATCACACCTCCGCAATTGCCATAGGTGGCGTTGGAGAAAGATTTCGGAACTGGTCGAAATTCATAGACAATTCTGTTGTTCCTGAGGCATTATTAACAGAAGAAGGTGGGGCGGGGCAAGAAGGCTCCGTTCGATGGGCCCTGACGTATCTCTCGCATTCATGGCCGAGCGGCAAGCCGCAACTCCCTAGAAATATAGTGAAATTGACTCGTTTTGAGGGCTCCATTAAAATACGCCCCTTTCAGAGTGACGACGCAACCCGTTCAGCAGAGGACCCGCCAGTAGGAGTCTGACACACCCATGTCGATTAGCGACGGTTTTTACCGCATCAAGCGACTTCCTCCATACGTATTTGCCCAGGTGCAAAGCCTCAAGCTTGAGGCACGTCAACGAGGCGAGGATATCATCGACTTCGGGATGGGCAATCCGGATCAGCCCACCCCGCCTCATATCGTCGACAAATTGATCGAAGCCTCCAAGAAAGCCAAGAATCATCGCTATTCCGCCTCGCGGGGCATCACGAAGCTCCGCCATGCGATTACCGGGTGGTACAAGCGAAACTACGACGTGGAGTTGGATCCCGAGACCGAAGCGATTGTCACAATCGGGTCGAAAGAAGGTCTCGCACATTTGGCTCTGGCCACGATCGGGCCGGGTGATGTCGTGCTCACACCCACGCCGACCTATCCCATTCACATGTACAGTTTCATTATTGCAGGCGGCGAAGTGCGCGGGATTGAGTTGCGTCAGGACAGCGACTTCTTCGACGATCTGCTCCGGGTCTATCGCCAGACCTTGCCGCGCCCGCGCATTCTGGTCATCAATTTCCCGCATAACCCCACGACCGCGGTGGTCGATCTCGAGTTCTTTAAAAAAATCGTCGCATTTGCCAAAGAACACGATGTGATTGTGATTCACGATCTGGCCTATGCGGATATCGCGTTCGACGGCTATAAGGCGCCGAGTTTCCTGCAGGTGCCGGAGGCGAAAGATGTGGGCGTCGAGTTTTACACCTTGTCCAAAGCCTACAACATGCCCGGGTGGCGAGTCGGATTTTGTGTCGGTAACCGCGAGGTGGTAGGCGCGCTGGCGAAGCTGAAGAGTTATCTCGACTATGGCATTTTTCAACCGATTCAAATTGCCAGTACGGTCGCGTTGAACGGACCGCAGGACTGCGTGAAAGAGGTCGTGCAGCGCTATCAAAACCGGCGGAATGTCTTGGTGAACGGGTTGAATCGCATCGGGTGGCCCGTTGCCTTACCCAGAGCCACGATGTTCGTGTGGGCCCGTATTCCGGATCCGTTCCGGCATATGGGGTCGTTGGAGTTTTCCAAACTGTTGCTGCGGGAAGCGAAGGTGGCGGTGTCGCCGGGCATCGGATTCGGAGAAGGCGGGGATGAATTCGTACGGTTTGCCCTAGTGGAAAACGAGCATCGCACGCGGCAGGCACTACGCGGGATTCGGAAAGTGTTGAATCTGGATGATCAGGAACCATGAAGACTGAGATCGGGGTAGGATTAATCGGCTTCGGCACCGTCGGGACCGGCGTGGCCCGAGTGCTGATCGAGAATGCGGAACTGATCCGCCGGCGGGTCGGAGTACCCATTAAGTTGGTCCGCATTGCGGATTTGGACATTACCCGTGATCGGGGCATCGCGATTCCGCCAGGCGTGCTGACCACGGACATCCAGCAGGTGTTGACGGATCCGCGCGTGGATATCGTCATCGAGCTGATGGGCGGGTATGATCTTGCAAAACGCGTGATTCTGGATGCGGTGCAACGAGGCAAGCACGTCGTGACAGCCAATAAGGCGCTCTTGGCCGTGCACGGGGAAGAGATTTTCGCCGCCGCTTCGCGGCAAGGGATCGATCTCGGGTTTGAGGCGAGTGTGGGTGGGGGCATCCCGGTGATCCGCGCCTTGATGGAAGGCCTGGCCGCCAACAACATCCAGTCGATCTACGGTATCATCAATGGCACGTCGAATTACATTCTCAGCCGGATGACCAGCGAAGGGCAGCGGTTCGAGGTCGTGCTGGAGGAAGCCAAACGGGCCGGCTATGCCGAGGCCGATCCTACCTTCGATGTCGCGGGTATCGATTCGGCCCATAAGCTCACGATCATGGTCAGCCTGGCTTACGGCACTCCGGTCAACTTCAAAGAAATTTACACCGAAGGCATCACCGGCCTGACACCGTTGGATATCGCGTATGCGAAAGAGTTCGGATTTACCATCAAGTTACTGGCGATCGCCAAGTTTTCCGACGGAGAGATTGAAGCCCGTGTCCATCCCACCATGGTCCCCTCTGCGTCGCAGATTGCGAAAGTGGATGGGGTGTACAATGCCATTCAGTTGGTCGGTGACGCCGTAGAAGACGTGGTGCTGTATGGGCGCGGCGCGGGGTCGATGCCGACCGGCAGTGCCGTTGTGAGCGATGTGATGTCCATTGCGCGCGACATGCTCAAGAATGCGACCGGGCGTGTGCCGCCCTCTTCCTATCAGCCGGATCAACGACGGCCATTGCGGATGCGGCCGATGGAAGAAATCACGTCGCTGTATTACATTCGCTTCATGGTCCTGGACCGGCCCGGCGTCTTGTCTCAGATCGCCGGAGTGTTGGGTCGCTACGGCATCAGTATTTCCTCGGTGCTGCAGCAGGGACGCAAGGAAGGGCAGACCGTGCCCGTCGTGATCATGACGCATATGGCCAAAGAACGGGATATTCAGAACGCGCTTCGCGAAATCAATCCGATGCCGTATATCTCCGAACCGACAACCCTGATCAGGGTCGAGGGGCGGGACGAATGAGGGATTCTTTCTCCGATCTTGCTGAGAAGGTGGTTGACTAGATTGTTATGACTCGCTGGCGCGGCATTATTGAAGAATACCGAAAGTTCCTGCCGGTGACGGCTCAGACACCGGTCATCACCCTGGGTGAGGGCAATACGCCTCTCATTCGTGCGGCGCGGCTGGCAAAAAAAATCGCCCCCGGGGTGGATCTTTACCTCAAGTACGAGGGGGTGAATCCCACAGGA includes:
- a CDS encoding pyridoxine 5'-phosphate synthase; the encoded protein is MARLGVNIDHVATLRQARGGTDPDPLTAAILVELAGADGLVVHLREDRRHIQDRDLTMLREIVRTKLDLEMAADDAMAKIALSVKPDLITLVPERRQELTTEGGLDVANHRERIQKIVDLLRDGGIPTSLFIEPSLDQIKAAHKIGAAYVELHTGRYANAKRSKEEDEEFDAITQAAKLAYKLGLGVSAGHGLTYKNVKRLAKLPEIVEFNIGHSIIARSVMVGLVQAVREMKELVA
- the alaC gene encoding alanine transaminase translates to MSISDGFYRIKRLPPYVFAQVQSLKLEARQRGEDIIDFGMGNPDQPTPPHIVDKLIEASKKAKNHRYSASRGITKLRHAITGWYKRNYDVELDPETEAIVTIGSKEGLAHLALATIGPGDVVLTPTPTYPIHMYSFIIAGGEVRGIELRQDSDFFDDLLRVYRQTLPRPRILVINFPHNPTTAVVDLEFFKKIVAFAKEHDVIVIHDLAYADIAFDGYKAPSFLQVPEAKDVGVEFYTLSKAYNMPGWRVGFCVGNREVVGALAKLKSYLDYGIFQPIQIASTVALNGPQDCVKEVVQRYQNRRNVLVNGLNRIGWPVALPRATMFVWARIPDPFRHMGSLEFSKLLLREAKVAVSPGIGFGEGGDEFVRFALVENEHRTRQALRGIRKVLNLDDQEP
- a CDS encoding homoserine dehydrogenase, with the protein product MKTEIGVGLIGFGTVGTGVARVLIENAELIRRRVGVPIKLVRIADLDITRDRGIAIPPGVLTTDIQQVLTDPRVDIVIELMGGYDLAKRVILDAVQRGKHVVTANKALLAVHGEEIFAAASRQGIDLGFEASVGGGIPVIRALMEGLAANNIQSIYGIINGTSNYILSRMTSEGQRFEVVLEEAKRAGYAEADPTFDVAGIDSAHKLTIMVSLAYGTPVNFKEIYTEGITGLTPLDIAYAKEFGFTIKLLAIAKFSDGEIEARVHPTMVPSASQIAKVDGVYNAIQLVGDAVEDVVLYGRGAGSMPTGSAVVSDVMSIARDMLKNATGRVPPSSYQPDQRRPLRMRPMEEITSLYYIRFMVLDRPGVLSQIAGVLGRYGISISSVLQQGRKEGQTVPVVIMTHMAKERDIQNALREINPMPYISEPTTLIRVEGRDE